A window from Dissulfurirhabdus thermomarina encodes these proteins:
- a CDS encoding secondary thiamine-phosphate synthase enzyme YjbQ encodes MHLETFTFHVETAAGPDIRDITGECARCAAESGVRQGVLLVTSVGSTGSVTTIEFEPGAVADFARALERLAPPGADYAHEAAWHDGNGHSHVQAALVGPSLSVPVRDGRLVLGTWQQVVLVNHDVRPRRRRVAVTVLGTAG; translated from the coding sequence ATGCACCTGGAGACCTTCACCTTTCACGTCGAAACGGCCGCCGGTCCCGACATCCGGGACATCACCGGGGAATGCGCCCGGTGCGCGGCGGAGAGCGGGGTCCGGCAGGGGGTGCTCCTGGTCACCTCGGTGGGGTCCACCGGCTCCGTCACCACCATCGAGTTCGAGCCGGGGGCGGTGGCGGACTTCGCCCGGGCGCTCGAACGGCTGGCACCGCCGGGGGCGGACTACGCCCACGAGGCGGCCTGGCACGACGGCAACGGGCACAGCCACGTCCAGGCGGCACTGGTGGGGCCGAGCCTCTCGGTCCCGGTGCGGGACGGGCGGCTGGTGCTCGGCACCTGGCAGCAGGTGGTGTTGGTGAACCACGACGTCCGCCCCCGCCGGCGCCGGGTGGCGGTCACGGTTCTGGGCACGGCGGGGTAG